From the genome of Geminocystis herdmanii PCC 6308, one region includes:
- a CDS encoding universal stress protein: protein MFKNVIFPIDQSRETRDAVAIVSNIVKTYESKLFLLSVVEKSTQDDPIMSNEDTVAQLLAGAKELFAQENINAEIIEREGMASFVICDVADEVEANLIIMGCRGLGLTKEGVEDSVTNRVINLAPCPVLVVP from the coding sequence ATGTTTAAAAATGTTATCTTTCCCATCGATCAAAGTCGAGAAACTAGAGATGCTGTGGCGATCGTCAGTAATATAGTGAAAACTTACGAGAGTAAATTATTTTTACTATCTGTAGTGGAAAAATCCACCCAAGACGATCCCATCATGAGTAATGAAGATACTGTAGCGCAACTTTTGGCAGGAGCAAAAGAATTATTTGCCCAAGAAAATATTAACGCAGAAATTATTGAAAGGGAAGGTATGGCTTCTTTTGTGATTTGTGATGTAGCCGATGAAGTGGAAGCGAATTTAATCATTATGGGATGTCGAGGCTTAGGCTTAACCAAAGAAGGGGTGGAAGATAGTGTCACTAATCGAGTGATTAATCTTGCACCCTGTCCCGTCTTAGTTGTACCATAG
- a CDS encoding RNA polymerase sigma factor, RpoD/SigA family, which produces MSTAKITAKINEIDKRKATTVDMVRTYLQEIGKVPLLSHEQEIVFGKQVQQMMALYNIKQELLKDLDREPTTEEWSIASNKTPDEIKKIIHQGKRAKQKMIEANLRLVVAIAKKYQKRNMEFLDLIQEGSLGLERGVEKFDPTKGFKFSTYAYWWIRQAITRAIAQQARTIRLPIHITEKLNKIKKTQRELSQKLGRSPSPLEIAEALELEPAQIREYFSIARQPISLDVRVGDNQDTELSELLEDDGISPDNYITQELMRQDLHKLLGELTPQQQQVVKFRFGLEDGRELSLAKIGQRMNISRERVRQLEQQALAHLRKKRSTVKEYMIAM; this is translated from the coding sequence ATGTCCACTGCTAAAATTACCGCTAAAATAAACGAAATTGACAAGAGAAAAGCCACTACCGTAGATATGGTGCGTACCTATCTCCAAGAAATCGGTAAAGTACCTCTTTTGAGTCATGAGCAAGAGATTGTTTTTGGAAAACAAGTACAACAAATGATGGCATTATATAATATTAAACAAGAATTACTCAAAGACTTAGATAGAGAACCAACTACCGAAGAATGGTCGATCGCATCTAATAAAACTCCCGATGAAATCAAAAAGATTATTCATCAAGGAAAACGCGCCAAACAAAAAATGATTGAGGCAAATTTGCGCTTAGTTGTGGCGATCGCCAAGAAATATCAAAAAAGAAATATGGAATTTTTGGACTTAATCCAAGAAGGAAGTCTCGGTTTAGAAAGAGGAGTAGAAAAATTTGATCCCACCAAAGGCTTTAAATTCTCTACCTATGCTTATTGGTGGATTCGTCAAGCTATTACCCGTGCCATCGCCCAACAAGCTAGAACCATAAGATTACCTATTCATATTACAGAAAAACTTAATAAAATCAAAAAAACCCAAAGAGAATTATCTCAAAAACTAGGTAGAAGCCCCTCACCCTTAGAGATCGCCGAAGCCCTAGAGTTAGAACCTGCTCAAATTCGAGAATATTTCAGTATTGCTCGTCAACCCATCTCCTTAGATGTGAGAGTAGGAGACAATCAGGATACCGAACTATCAGAACTTTTAGAAGATGACGGTATTTCCCCTGATAACTACATCACTCAAGAATTGATGCGTCAAGATTTACACAAATTGCTCGGAGAATTAACTCCCCAACAGCAACAAGTAGTAAAATTCAGATTTGGCTTAGAAGACGGCAGAGAATTATCTCTAGCTAAAATAGGACAAAGAATGAATATCAGTCGAGAAAGAGTACGCCAATTAGAGCAACAAGCCTTAGCTCATCTGCGCAAGAAACGTAGTACCGTTAAAGAATACATGATAGCCATGTAA
- a CDS encoding 4-hydroxybenzoate solanesyltransferase yields the protein MISSSEVNSPPMMQSILKLLRWDKPAGRLILMIPALWAVFFASMGHPPLLLVGIIILGSLATSAAGCVINDLWDRNIDNQVERTKTRPLASRALSVKVGIIVFMISLGCAGVLAFYLNTLSFWLCVASVPVIICYPLAKRVFPIPQLVLSIAWGFAVLISWSAVTGNLDFNTWVLWGATITWTMGFDTVYAMADKPDDLKVGINSSAIFFGDSAGEVVGLFFALTAGLFAYLGSANGFNLFFGLAWSIAVILWVGQYIALRKSNQEFVNYGQIFSQNVWIGFILLLGIIFGNNY from the coding sequence ATGATTTCTTCCTCCGAAGTTAATTCTCCCCCGATGATGCAAAGTATTCTTAAATTATTGCGTTGGGATAAACCTGCCGGGCGACTGATTTTGATGATTCCTGCTTTATGGGCGGTGTTTTTTGCTAGTATGGGACATCCTCCCCTGTTGCTAGTAGGTATCATTATTTTAGGTAGTTTAGCTACCAGCGCTGCCGGATGTGTGATTAATGATTTATGGGATCGTAACATAGATAATCAGGTAGAAAGAACTAAAACGCGCCCTCTTGCTTCCCGTGCCTTGTCGGTGAAGGTGGGTATCATTGTTTTTATGATTAGTTTAGGTTGTGCTGGGGTTTTAGCATTCTATCTTAATACTCTCAGTTTTTGGCTTTGTGTGGCTTCTGTACCTGTAATTATTTGTTATCCTTTGGCTAAACGGGTTTTTCCGATTCCTCAGTTAGTTTTATCTATTGCTTGGGGTTTTGCTGTGTTAATTAGTTGGAGTGCTGTGACAGGTAATCTTGACTTCAATACATGGGTGCTATGGGGTGCGACTATTACTTGGACTATGGGCTTTGATACGGTTTATGCTATGGCAGATAAGCCAGATGATCTCAAGGTGGGCATTAATTCTAGTGCGATCTTTTTTGGGGATTCGGCGGGGGAGGTAGTGGGGTTATTTTTTGCTCTCACTGCTGGTTTATTTGCTTATTTAGGCTCGGCAAATGGGTTTAACCTCTTTTTTGGTCTAGCATGGTCGATCGCTGTGATTCTGTGGGTAGGGCAGTATATTGCGTTAAGAAAATCTAATCAGGAATTTGTTAATTATGGGCAAATATTTAGTCAAAATGTTTGGATCGGTTTTATTTTATTATTGGGTATAATTTTTGGTAATAATTATTAA